One genomic window of Chitinophagaceae bacterium includes the following:
- a CDS encoding OmpH family outer membrane protein, whose product MKFLSSLAIVLLMTIAVSTQAQTLKFGHINSADLLALMPEIKKADSTLQAYQKSLEDANASMLADYQKKVQDYQSLPATTTDAVKEIKQQEIKDLENRIQQFQGGAQDKLQNKKEEVYSPILKKAEDAIKEVAKANNYSYVFDTSAGAVVYAQESDNLMELVKKKLMLK is encoded by the coding sequence ATGAAGTTTCTTTCTTCCCTGGCAATTGTGCTGCTGATGACAATAGCTGTTTCCACACAAGCCCAAACATTAAAATTCGGACACATTAATTCTGCTGACCTTCTTGCACTGATGCCTGAAATAAAAAAGGCAGATTCCACATTACAGGCCTACCAAAAATCGCTTGAAGATGCAAATGCCTCTATGCTCGCAGATTATCAGAAGAAAGTACAGGACTATCAAAGTCTTCCTGCCACTACAACTGATGCTGTAAAAGAAATAAAGCAACAAGAGATCAAAGATCTTGAAAACAGAATTCAGCAGTTTCAGGGTGGCGCACAGGATAAATTGCAAAACAAAAAAGAAGAAGTGTACTCTCCCATTCTTAAAAAAGCGGAAGATGCTATCAAAGAAGTTGCGAAAGCCAACAATTATTCTTACGTATTTGATACCAGCGCCGGCGCGGTGGTGTATGCACAGGAGTCGGATAACCTGATGGAATTGGTGAAGAAGAAATTGATGCTGAAATAG
- a CDS encoding OmpH family outer membrane protein translates to MKKTYLLFCLLILTGSVAFAQKMAYVDTEYILKNIPDYKDAQKKLDDIAAAWQKDIDTKYAEIDKLYKSYQAEQVLLTEEMKLQRQKEIQDKEKAAKELQKQRFGYQGELFVKRQELVQPIQDNVFDAVSKIATAKAYDFVLDKSSGSVVLYANTKVNISDQVLQAMGYAPKAGTAPEKDIKK, encoded by the coding sequence ATGAAAAAAACCTATCTGCTTTTTTGTTTACTAATATTGACCGGTAGTGTTGCCTTCGCGCAGAAAATGGCATATGTAGATACCGAATATATTCTGAAAAATATTCCTGATTATAAAGACGCTCAGAAAAAACTCGATGATATTGCCGCTGCATGGCAAAAAGACATTGATACGAAGTATGCTGAAATAGATAAGTTATACAAATCTTATCAGGCTGAACAGGTGCTATTGACAGAAGAAATGAAGCTTCAACGTCAGAAAGAGATTCAGGACAAAGAGAAAGCTGCTAAAGAACTTCAGAAACAAAGGTTTGGCTACCAGGGAGAGCTTTTTGTAAAACGCCAGGAACTGGTACAACCCATTCAGGATAACGTATTTGATGCAGTTTCAAAGATTGCTACCGCCAAAGCTTACGATTTTGTATTAGATAAATCGAGTGGTTCAGTGGTGCTGTATGCGAATACGAAAGTGAATATAAGTGACCAGGTATTGCAGGCCATGGGTTATGCCCCTAAAGCAGGTACAGCACCAGAGAAAGATATTAAAAAGTAA
- a CDS encoding PKD domain-containing protein, translating to MKFFTFRGIGIFVWVFLSIPLLALAAEYPTSVTPSGQLRFIENKKQWDEKILYNVKLWSGELFLEKNTFTYIFFNPEDLKKVHHQHDTSAFIIHAHAFKEVFVNANPEVRTSAASPSLYFFNYFIGNNPSRWATNVKDYAQVTYDELYKGIDMNVYAYGPNLKYDLIVEPNADANQIQIQYDGADKLSLQNGHLIIATSVGNFTEQKPYAYQVVNGFKSEVSCKFQLKGNTITFSFNKNYDHSIPLIIDPTLIFSTYTGSAADNFGFTATYDAAGAMYLGGLVHSAGYPVSTGAIQINYGGGINSPTQYGSDMGITKITGAGNAMIWSTYLGGSNNETPHSLFVDNNGNLLIYGRTYSNNFPTVAGSFDVGSNGAADIVVAKINAAGNALVASTYIGGSGDDGVNYNASEPAQGELKVNYGDDARGEIIADENNNVYVATCTKSTNFPVTTGAFQSTSGGSQDGCIFKFSADLSTLLWSSYIGGSDNDACYSLDVFNNEVYTCGGTMSTNFPSTTGSLHSNFLGGASDGFVAHINATGTSLLQSSFIGTSSDDQVYFIKLDKAANAYFVGQTGGNYPVTSGVYSNSNSGQFIHKLDPALSTTVYSTVFGNGNGAPNISPTAFLVDTCENIYVSGWGGVVFSGWPQFSMNMLNMPLTSSALQSTTDGNDFYLAVFKKNMTQLMYATYFGGYSAPGSDIGTEHVDGGTSRFDKNGIVYQAVCAGCGGNSLTPTTAGALSEVNGSANCNELGFKMEINLFVVTADLAVFPTATGCVPLNVSFTNNSVNATSFFWDFGDGFTSTETTPTHVFNDTGTFIIMLIASDPTACVPIDTAYTTVVVYNTTVNASFTNTITDYCDSLKVDFNATTTGIITSFSWDFGDGTTATGQNTSHTYTTPGLYTASLIVSDPLSCNQFDTITVVIDYTHVLIAEVSNANFFGCPPFTINLSNTGYGGITFFWDFGDGQTSTEASPSHTYPIPGTYNGMMIIGDPDACNVFDTAFFTVTVLPYPPHAAFTADPTVIQDYVSEVHFFNQSTGAIFYSWDFGDGATSTDENPNHTYLLSGDYLACLTANNDGGCPDQVCTFITVRLIPVVDVPNAFSPNGDGQNDILYVRGQDIKTMNFKVYNRWGELVFETSNINNGWNGIYKGVLQEMEVYVWTLTATFSDGKAAVKSGNVTLLK from the coding sequence ATGAAGTTCTTTACGTTTCGAGGTATCGGCATATTTGTATGGGTGTTTCTATCAATTCCATTGTTGGCGCTTGCTGCTGAATATCCCACATCTGTTACACCTTCTGGTCAACTGCGTTTTATTGAGAATAAAAAACAGTGGGATGAAAAAATATTATACAATGTCAAACTATGGAGTGGTGAACTGTTTCTCGAAAAAAACACATTCACCTATATATTCTTCAATCCGGAAGATTTAAAAAAGGTCCACCATCAGCACGACACCAGTGCATTCATCATTCATGCACATGCTTTCAAGGAAGTTTTTGTAAACGCAAATCCGGAAGTGCGCACTTCCGCAGCTTCTCCTTCACTTTATTTCTTCAATTATTTTATCGGCAATAATCCTTCCCGTTGGGCCACCAATGTAAAAGACTATGCACAGGTTACCTATGATGAACTCTACAAAGGCATTGACATGAATGTATATGCCTACGGACCAAATCTTAAATACGATCTTATTGTAGAACCCAATGCAGATGCAAATCAAATTCAGATACAGTACGACGGTGCAGATAAATTATCACTTCAAAATGGCCATCTGATCATTGCTACTTCAGTTGGAAATTTCACAGAACAAAAACCCTATGCTTACCAGGTAGTAAATGGTTTCAAGAGTGAAGTCTCCTGCAAATTCCAATTGAAAGGAAACACCATCACTTTTTCTTTCAATAAGAATTACGATCATTCAATTCCGCTTATCATTGATCCAACACTTATTTTTTCTACCTACACAGGAAGTGCTGCTGATAACTTTGGATTTACAGCAACCTATGATGCAGCAGGCGCCATGTATCTTGGCGGATTGGTCCACAGCGCCGGCTATCCCGTGAGTACCGGCGCGATTCAAATAAATTATGGTGGTGGTATCAACAGCCCAACGCAATATGGAAGCGATATGGGCATCACTAAAATAACGGGCGCCGGTAATGCAATGATCTGGTCAACTTATTTAGGTGGAAGCAACAATGAAACACCGCACAGTCTATTTGTAGATAATAATGGCAACCTGTTGATCTATGGCAGAACCTATTCCAACAATTTTCCCACTGTTGCAGGCTCGTTCGATGTGGGATCGAATGGTGCCGCCGATATAGTGGTCGCAAAAATTAATGCAGCCGGAAATGCCCTGGTTGCCAGCACATACATCGGTGGAAGTGGTGATGATGGTGTAAATTATAATGCTTCAGAACCTGCTCAGGGAGAGCTGAAAGTGAATTATGGCGATGATGCCCGTGGTGAAATTATTGCCGATGAAAACAATAATGTGTATGTGGCCACCTGTACAAAATCCACCAATTTCCCTGTTACCACAGGTGCATTTCAAAGCACAAGTGGCGGTAGTCAGGATGGATGCATTTTTAAATTCAGTGCTGATCTTTCAACACTATTGTGGTCTTCTTATATCGGTGGATCAGACAATGATGCCTGTTATTCACTCGATGTTTTTAACAATGAAGTGTACACCTGCGGGGGAACGATGAGCACTAACTTCCCATCCACGACAGGTTCTTTGCACAGTAATTTTTTGGGCGGAGCCTCAGATGGATTTGTGGCACATATCAACGCTACCGGAACTTCTCTGTTACAATCTTCCTTCATCGGCACTTCTTCTGATGACCAGGTTTATTTCATCAAACTGGATAAAGCAGCCAACGCCTATTTCGTTGGACAAACAGGAGGTAATTATCCTGTTACAAGCGGTGTGTACAGTAATTCCAACAGCGGGCAGTTCATTCATAAATTGGATCCCGCGTTATCAACCACTGTTTATTCCACAGTCTTTGGAAATGGAAACGGTGCGCCGAATATTTCACCAACAGCATTTCTGGTTGATACCTGTGAAAACATTTATGTATCTGGTTGGGGTGGCGTTGTTTTCAGCGGATGGCCGCAGTTTTCAATGAACATGTTAAATATGCCGCTCACCTCAAGTGCTTTGCAATCCACCACTGATGGCAATGATTTTTACCTCGCTGTTTTCAAAAAGAACATGACGCAGTTGATGTATGCAACGTATTTCGGGGGTTATAGCGCGCCGGGAAGTGATATCGGGACAGAGCATGTAGACGGTGGCACGAGCAGGTTTGATAAAAATGGCATCGTGTACCAGGCAGTGTGCGCAGGATGTGGAGGCAATTCTCTTACACCAACCACAGCCGGCGCATTGAGTGAAGTGAATGGAAGCGCGAACTGCAATGAGTTAGGTTTCAAGATGGAAATCAATTTATTCGTGGTAACTGCTGATCTCGCTGTTTTTCCAACCGCTACCGGTTGCGTTCCGTTGAACGTCAGCTTCACGAATAACAGCGTAAATGCGACCAGCTTTTTTTGGGATTTCGGGGATGGATTTACTTCCACAGAAACAACACCTACCCATGTCTTCAATGATACAGGAACCTTCATAATAATGCTTATTGCATCCGATCCTACAGCCTGCGTTCCCATTGACACAGCCTACACAACTGTTGTGGTTTACAACACTACCGTGAATGCAAGCTTCACCAATACGATCACTGATTATTGCGATTCACTGAAAGTAGATTTCAATGCGACCACTACAGGTATCATCACTTCTTTCTCGTGGGATTTCGGCGACGGCACAACCGCAACAGGACAAAACACAAGTCATACGTATACCACTCCGGGATTGTACACTGCTTCTCTTATTGTGAGTGATCCGCTTTCGTGTAACCAGTTTGACACCATAACCGTGGTGATTGATTACACGCATGTTTTGATTGCGGAAGTGAGCAATGCTAATTTTTTTGGCTGTCCTCCTTTTACCATTAATTTATCCAACACAGGTTATGGCGGCATTACTTTTTTCTGGGATTTCGGTGATGGACAAACTTCTACCGAAGCAAGTCCATCTCACACTTATCCTATTCCCGGAACTTACAATGGTATGATGATAATTGGCGATCCTGATGCCTGTAATGTTTTTGATACGGCGTTCTTCACAGTCACTGTTTTACCTTATCCTCCACATGCTGCCTTCACTGCAGATCCTACCGTGATACAGGATTATGTTTCTGAAGTTCATTTCTTCAATCAATCAACAGGAGCGATTTTCTATTCCTGGGATTTTGGAGATGGCGCCACCAGCACTGATGAAAATCCCAACCATACTTATCTGCTGAGTGGTGATTACCTCGCTTGCCTCACCGCTAATAATGATGGTGGCTGTCCTGATCAGGTCTGTACATTTATTACTGTCCGGTTAATTCCGGTTGTGGATGTACCGAATGCTTTTTCACCCAATGGCGACGGACAAAATGATATACTTTATGTTCGCGGACAGGATATAAAAACGATGAACTTCAAAGTATACAACCGTTGGGGAGAACTGGTTTTCGAGACGAGCAATATCAATAACGGATGGAATGGAATTTATAAAGGCGTGTTGCAGGAAATGGAAGTCTACGTGTGGACTTTAACTGCCACCTTCAGCGATGGGAAAGCAGCCGTGAAGAGTGGCAACGTAACTTTATTAAAATGA
- the murI gene encoding glutamate racemase, translating into MTQQNPIGIFDSGIGGLTVANAVSKLLPQEEIIYFGDTAHLPYGDKSAEAIQHYSLRIADFLLEKKCKLILIACNTASAAAYEIVKEQVAVKTNNNVPVANVIDPVVERVAADTTIKKIGIIGTKGTIKSGTYEHKLKALRPDLETVGLATALLASMIEAGFYNNSVSQAIINSYLAYPDFSDIQGMIMACTHYPLIEKEVAAYFNQRIKIFDSTNIIAEKVEAILRTNDLLNDKRRHAHKFYVSDYTDSFEQTTKIFFQEEIHLEHSPIWD; encoded by the coding sequence GTGACTCAACAAAATCCAATCGGAATATTTGATTCAGGCATTGGCGGCTTAACGGTCGCCAATGCTGTTTCTAAGCTATTGCCCCAGGAAGAAATCATCTATTTTGGTGACACCGCGCATTTGCCTTATGGCGATAAATCCGCAGAAGCTATTCAGCATTACTCCCTTCGAATTGCTGATTTTTTATTGGAAAAAAAATGCAAACTTATTTTAATTGCCTGCAATACAGCATCTGCCGCGGCCTATGAGATAGTCAAAGAACAGGTAGCTGTCAAAACGAATAATAATGTACCGGTAGCGAATGTAATTGACCCCGTGGTTGAACGAGTGGCCGCAGATACAACAATTAAGAAGATAGGGATTATTGGAACTAAAGGGACTATCAAATCCGGCACCTATGAACACAAATTAAAAGCCCTGAGGCCTGATTTGGAAACTGTTGGTCTTGCCACCGCTTTGCTTGCCTCTATGATTGAAGCAGGTTTCTACAATAACAGCGTCAGTCAGGCCATAATCAACTCTTATTTAGCCTATCCTGATTTCAGTGATATTCAAGGCATGATCATGGCTTGCACACATTACCCTTTGATTGAAAAAGAAGTAGCGGCTTACTTCAATCAGCGCATCAAAATTTTTGATTCTACTAATATTATCGCTGAAAAAGTGGAAGCTATCCTCCGAACAAATGACTTGCTCAACGACAAACGCCGTCATGCGCATAAATTTTATGTTTCTGACTATACGGATTCATTTGAGCAGACGACTAAGATTTTTTTTCAGGAAGAAATACACCTGGAACATTCCCCTATCTGGGATTGA
- a CDS encoding peptide MFS transporter encodes MSEIAIKKGHPKALYILFFTEMWERFGYYLMVGIFLLYLIDPTGTGGKGLDNANAADIVGSFIALVYLTPFIGGLIADRFLGYRKSILIGGSLMAIGYLGLSLQGDMAMYISLLFIIVGNGFFKPNISTLLGNIYTEEELKPQKDAAYGIFYMGINIGAFFCNFVAAYLRNYYGWGYAFAAAGVGMIFALIIFGLNFKDEHIVKGDVKKPLQKEDMPISKIMTSVFLPAILAGILGWNFSSLIGGTIFGTKSNDAFMFACVPIIIFYAGLLIRASKEDKRGLGALLAFFSVSIVFWVIYNQNSTALTIWADTYTDRNMPESGVVWTKPFGMLQTVTSDTVQVTKVDNHFAAVLDENGNTIQTKGVDPYLNNLPKDQWPAKGEEHKLLSPELFQSINPFFIVLFTPLIAVWFFGFLRRRKKEPSTPAKIGIGMVVAGLSSLLMIFAVMSTNIYENKTHMLWLIGTYAIFTIGELLISPIGLSMVSKLSPPRLTALMMGAWFLINSIAGKISGLMATFWDKFPDKKDYFLILFVAAMIAAIILFSMVKWLRAVVREKTGTD; translated from the coding sequence ATGTCTGAAATTGCCATTAAGAAGGGGCATCCCAAAGCCTTGTACATTCTTTTTTTTACCGAGATGTGGGAACGTTTTGGTTATTACCTGATGGTGGGGATTTTTCTTCTGTACCTGATTGATCCTACAGGAACCGGAGGTAAAGGACTGGATAATGCGAATGCCGCAGATATTGTAGGTTCTTTTATCGCACTGGTTTATCTCACCCCTTTCATTGGCGGATTGATTGCAGATCGTTTTCTCGGTTATCGAAAGTCCATACTGATCGGAGGTTCATTGATGGCAATCGGTTATCTCGGATTGTCATTACAAGGCGATATGGCCATGTATATTTCTTTGTTGTTTATCATCGTCGGCAATGGATTCTTTAAACCGAATATTTCCACTTTATTAGGTAACATTTATACAGAAGAAGAATTGAAGCCACAGAAAGATGCCGCTTATGGAATCTTCTATATGGGTATTAATATCGGCGCGTTCTTCTGCAATTTTGTGGCAGCATACCTTCGAAATTATTATGGATGGGGATACGCTTTCGCTGCGGCAGGTGTCGGAATGATCTTCGCTTTAATAATTTTTGGACTCAACTTCAAAGATGAACATATTGTAAAAGGCGATGTGAAGAAACCATTGCAGAAAGAAGATATGCCCATCAGCAAAATAATGACATCAGTCTTTCTGCCTGCAATCCTTGCGGGAATTTTGGGATGGAATTTTAGTTCACTTATCGGAGGTACCATTTTCGGAACCAAATCGAATGATGCGTTTATGTTTGCTTGCGTTCCGATTATTATTTTCTATGCAGGACTGCTGATTCGTGCATCCAAGGAAGACAAGCGCGGACTTGGTGCCTTGCTGGCATTCTTCTCTGTTTCCATAGTTTTTTGGGTGATCTATAACCAGAACAGCACTGCATTAACTATTTGGGCTGATACGTATACAGATCGAAATATGCCTGAATCAGGTGTTGTTTGGACGAAGCCGTTCGGAATGCTGCAGACAGTTACGTCGGATACTGTTCAGGTTACCAAGGTTGACAATCATTTTGCTGCGGTATTGGATGAAAACGGAAATACGATTCAGACGAAGGGTGTAGATCCTTATTTGAATAATCTTCCGAAAGATCAATGGCCGGCAAAGGGTGAAGAACATAAATTACTTTCTCCTGAATTGTTTCAATCAATAAATCCTTTTTTCATTGTACTGTTTACACCATTAATTGCGGTATGGTTTTTTGGATTTTTGAGAAGAAGAAAAAAGGAACCCTCCACTCCGGCAAAAATCGGTATTGGAATGGTGGTGGCGGGACTCTCTTCGTTGCTGATGATCTTTGCGGTGATGTCAACGAATATTTATGAGAATAAGACGCACATGCTTTGGCTCATAGGAACCTACGCCATCTTTACCATTGGTGAGTTGCTCATCAGCCCGATCGGATTGTCGATGGTTTCCAAATTGTCTCCGCCGCGGCTCACCGCTTTAATGATGGGAGCGTGGTTCCTCATCAATTCCATAGCTGGAAAAATCTCCGGATTGATGGCCACTTTCTGGGATAAGTTTCCTGATAAGAAAGATTATTTCCTGATTTTGTTTGTTGCGGCAATGATTGCAGCGATTATTTTATTTAGCATGGTAAAATGGTTGCGTGCAGTAGTGCGGGAAAAAACGGGAACTGATTAA